In the Mytilus trossulus isolate FHL-02 chromosome 1, PNRI_Mtr1.1.1.hap1, whole genome shotgun sequence genome, one interval contains:
- the LOC134687606 gene encoding myosin regulatory light chain 12A-like: protein MSRITEQKFQKAASAQSTNVGKRVLKSQKTKGKRAPRYSSNIFAMFEESQIQEFKEAFNMIDQNRDGVIDKEDLTDMLASLGKNPTDNYLDEMMNCAPGPINFTMFLTMFGQKLQGTDPEEVIKNAFACFDEGGKGYIQEERLRELLTTMGERLTPDEVDEILKEGPCSRGHFDYIAFSRILKHGKPSTQ from the exons ATGAG TCGCATTACGGAACAGAAGTTTCAAAAAGCAGCGTCAGCCCAGTCAACAAATGTTGGGAAAAGAGTCCTCAAAAGTCAAAAGACAAAAGGCAAAAGAGCACCAAGATATAGTTCTAATATTTTTGCAATGTTTGAAGAATCCCAGATCCAAGAATTTAAGGAGGCATTCAATATGATTGACCAAAACAGAGACGGAGTTATAGATAAGGAAGATCTTACTGACATGCTGGCATCCTTAG GCAAGAATCCAACAGATAATTATTTGGATGAGATGATGAATTGTGCACCTGGACCCATTAATTTCACAATGTTCCTTACCATGTTTGGTCAGAAACTCCAAGGGACTGACCCTGAAGAAGTTATAAAGAATGCGTTTGCTTGCTTTGATGAAGGAGGCAAAG GATACATTCAAGAAGAACGCCTCAGAGAATTACTCACAACAATGGGTGAACGTTTGACGCCAGACGAG gttgatgaaatattaaaagaGGGACCATGTTCAAGAGGACACTTTGATTACATAGCATTCTCGAGAATACTCAAACATGGGAAGCCTAGTACACAATAA